The sequence below is a genomic window from Thioclava nitratireducens.
GAGCCTATGCGCCAGCCCGACGGCCTCCAGCTCTGCCGCGGCGCGCTCGAACGGGCGCTCCACGCCTGCGATTTCCAGCGGCATCGCGACGTTTTCCAGCGCTGTCATCGTCGGGATGAGGTGGAAGCTTTGGAAAACCACCCCCATATTACCCCGACGAAACCGCGCCAGCGCATCCTCGGACAGCTTCGAGAGATCGTGACCCAAAGCGGTGACAGACCCCGAGGTGGCGCGTTCCAGCCCACCCATCAGCATGAGGAGCGACGATTTGCCCGATCCAGACGGCCCCGTAAGCCCGACGCTTTCCCCTTTCGCGATGCTGAGGTCGATCCCGTTGAGGATCTCGACCGGGCCGGTATTGCCGTCGAGCGCGAGCCGCGCGTCTTTCAACTCAAGGATCGTTTCACTCATGCGCCGTCTTTCTTTTGCTTCAAAGGGATATGGGCCGCGCATGGGGATACGCAAGCGGATCGCGGCCGGTTTTATCGCCGCAGGGCTGGCTCTGAGCGCTGTGCCCGCGATGGCGGAGGTGTCGATCCTCGCGCTCGGGGACTCGCTGACCCAAGGCTACGGGCTCGATAATCCGACCGACGGGCTGGTCCCGCAGCTGCAAGGCTGGCTGCGCGATCACGGGCAGGATGTCAGCGTCATCAATGGCGGCGTCTCCGGCGACACGACGGCGGGCGGGCTGTCGCGGATCGACTGGCTCCTGACGCCGCAGCCCGATGCGGTGATCGTGGCTCTGGGCGGCAACGACCTGCTGCGGGGGTTGCCCCCGGAACAGGCGCGCGCGAACCTCGACGGCATCCTCGCGAAACTGCAGGCGAAGGACATTCCGGCACTGCTGGCAGGCCTTCCCGCACCGGGGAATTTCGGCCCGAAATACCAGAAGGATTTCGACGCGATCTATCCTGACCTGGCGAAGAAATACGATGCGGTTCTGGTGCCCAACCTGCTCGCCCCGATCACGGAGACTTCGATCGAGGAGCGCGCGAAGACCAACCTGATGCAGCCCGACAATATCCACCCCTCGCCTGCCGGCGTCAAAAAGGTGGTGGCGGCGCTGGGGCCGAAGGTGCTGGAGCTTCTGGCAAAGGTGAAGCCAGGGAGCTGAGCGCTCAGCTCTCCTCTTCGGGATAAGCCGCCTTGCAGGCTGCGATCTGCGCCTCGGCGGCCTTCGACAGTTCCGCCTGCCGCTTCAACAGAGCCTCAAGTTTGCGCTTTTCGATTACCGGATCTATCGGGATCGGTCGCTGGCGCGTCACAGTGTAATCCTCGAGGCACATGCGCGGCTTCTGGATCAGCTTGTCGCCCTTGGTGATCGTGTCGTAGCCACAGATTTCCCACCGGCTCGACGTGGTCTCGTAGCTCTGCCACGCATAGCCGCGCGCGAGATTGCCCTGCACCTCGCTGACCAGATCGGTGACGCGGCGCAGTTCGGTCGTGGATTGCCGGATACAGCGCTCCTGCGGGGTGCCGCAGGCGGCGAGCAGGACGAGCGGGATCAGCATCAGGGCGTGGCGCATGGGCGGTCTCCTTCGCGTTCAGCCTACGCCCGCTTCCGCCCGCGATCAATCGCGCCCTTCCCGCACCCGCCCACGCCTGCTAAGGATCACGCCAGAGATTTGGGAGGCCCGACGCATGACAGACACGGTTGAGGATTTCGACGCCCGCAAGGCCCGCGCGAGCCAGTGGTTCTCGGACCTGCGCGACCGGATCGTGGCGGCGTTCGAGGGGCTGGAGGACAGTCATACCGAAGGTCCGCTGTCCGAGCAGGCGCCGGGTCGCTTCGAAGTCACCCCGACCGAGCGCAAGGGCCCCGCGGGCGAGGACCACGGCGGCGGCAAGATGAGCGTGATGCGCGGCGGTCGCGTCTTCGAAAAGGTCGGCGTGAACATCTCCACCGTCTGGGGCGAACTGGCCCCCCGCGCGCAAAAGGCGATGGCCGCGCGCGGCGTGCCGGGGATGGAGGAAGACCCGCGTTTCTGGGCCGCAGGCATTTCGCTGGTCGCGCATATGCAGAACCCGCATTGCCCCGCCGTACACATGAATACCCGGATGTTCTGGACGCCCGGCGCGTGGTGGTTCGGCGGCGGCGCGGACCTCAATCCGTGTCTTGAGTATGACGAGGACACCGCGCATTTCCACGCCGAGATGCAGGCCGCCTGCGACGCTCATGACAAGACCTATTACGACCATTTCAAAGCCTGGGCGGACGAGTATTTCTTCATCCCCCATCGCGGCCGTGCGCGTGGCGTCGGCGGTATCTTCTACGACGATCTGAACACCGATGAGTGGGAGGACGATTTCGCCTTCACCCAATCGGTGGGCGCGGCCTTCCTGCCCGCCTTCCAGCCGCTGATCGAGAAACGCCGCGTGCAGGACTGGTCCGAAGAGGACCGCGAAGCCCAGCTGCGTCATCGCGGGCTCTATGCCGAATATAACCTCGTCTATGATCGGGGCACGAAATTCGGGTTGGAAACCGGCCACAATGCGGATGCGGTCCTGATGAGCCTGCCGCCCGTCGCGAAGTGGTATTGAAGGGCTGATGGCCTCATGGGCGCGAGGTGGAGGGGCGCTGCCCCACCCGCGCGCAGGCACGTAAACGGAAAGAAAAGAGGGGCGCTGCCCCTCTTCGCTTACGCGAATTCACCCCGGGATATTTTTACCAAGAGGAAGAAATAGTTGCGCGCCCGAATACTCGGACGCGCGCGCTCTCGGTCGAAATCGCGTGTCAACCGTTGCGGATCGTCTCGACCATCAGCGCCACGTTCTCCGGATCGGCATCGGGAGTGATCCCGTGACCGAGATTGAAGATATGCGGCCCCTTGCTGAAGGCCTGCACCACGTGGCGGGTCTCGTCGATCAGCGCCTGACCTCCGGTGACCATATGCGAGGATGCGAGGTTGCCCTGTACGCAGCCCGACACCTGGACATGCTCTGCACCCCATTCCGGTGTCACCGAATTGTCGAGAGCGACGCAATCGGCGCCGGTCTTCTGATGGAAGCCGATATAGCCCTTGCCCGCCTCGCGCGGGAAGGCGATGACCGGCAGACCCGGGTAACGCGCTTTCATCTCGGCGATGATCTTGCGCGCCGGTTCGACGGCGAAGTCCTCGAAATCCTGACCCTTGAGCGAGCCCGCCCAGCTGTCGAAGATCTTCACGACCTCGGCTCCGGCCTCGACCTGTTTCGAAAGGTATTCGATGGTCGAGACGGTCAGCAGGTCGATGATTTTCACGAAGGTCTCGCGGTCTTCGGCCTTCAGCGCATGCGCCGGACCCTGATCCTTCGTGCCACGCCCCGCGATCATATAGGTCGCGACGGTCCACGGTGCGCCGGCGAAACCGATCAGAGTGGTCTCTTTCGGCAGTTCTTCCGAGAGGATCGAGACCGTCTCATAGACCGGATTCAGCGTCTCGTGGATGTCGTCCTTGGTCTTGAGCTTGGCGAAATCGTCGGCCCCGGTGATCGTCGAGAGGCGCGGGCCCTCGCCTGTCACGAACCACAGATCGGCGCCCAGAGCCTGCGGCAGAAGCAGGATGTCGGCGAACAGGATCGCCGCGTCGAAGCCGTAGCGGCGGATCGGCTGCAACGTCACTTCGGCGGCCAGTTCGGGGGTGTAGCACAGCGACAGGAAATCGCCCGCCTTCGCCCGCGTCGCGCGATATTCCGGCAGGTAGCGCCCCGCCTGCCGCATCATCCAGACCGGAGGGGTCGGCAGCACTTCGCCTTTCAAAGCTCGCAGGATCGTCTTGTCGGTCATTCTGGCGCCTCCTCTTTGCCCCCTTCGACGCGACCTGTGGCGTCATGTCAAGCGCGGGGCTTCTTGCAAGGTCCATCTGTCGCGGATATTCCGGGGCCATGACACAGATGCCCGATGCGAAATCCCCGCTCAAGATCGGCACCCGCGGCTCGCCGCTGGCGCTGGCGCAGGCCTATGAGACCCGTGACCGGCTGATGGCCGCGCATGGCCTGCCCGAAGACGCTTTCGAGGTCGTGGTGATCAAGACCACGGGCGACGACCGGGCGATGATCGCGGCGGACAAACCGCTCAAGGAGATCGGCAACAAGGGCCTGTTCACGAAGGAAATCGAAGAGGCGATGGTCGATGGCCGCATCGATATCGCCGTGCATTCGATGAAGGACATGCCGACCGAGCAGCCCGAGGGACTGGTGCTCGATTGCTATCTGCCGCGCGAAGACGTGCGCGATGCCTTCGTCAGCCTGGAATACGACTCGATCATGGCCCTGCCCGAAGGGGCGACGGTCGGCACCTCCAGCCTGCGTCGCCGGGCGCAGCTTGCCCATGTGCGACCCGATCTGAAGCTGGTCGAGTTTCGCGGCAATGTGCAGACCCGGCTGAAGAAGCTGGCGGACGGTGTCGCGGCTGCGAGCTTCCTCGCCTATGCGGGGCTGCGGCGTCTGGGGATGGAGGACTCGGCGCGCGGGCCCATCGCCCCCGAAGAGATGCTGCCGGCTGTCGCACAGGGCGCGATCGGGATCGAGCGCCGGATGGCCGATGCTCGCGCCGAGGCGCTTCTGGCCCCGATCCATGATCTGGTGACCGAGCAGCGCCTACTGGCGGAACGCGCCTTCCTCGCGACGCTGGACGGCTCCTGCGAGACACCGATTGCCGGGCTCGCACTGATCGAGGGCGACCGGCTCTGGCTGCGCGGTCAGATCCTACGTCCCGACGGCTCCGAGGCGCTCGCGGGCGAGCGCTGGGGCAATATCGACGAGGGCGCCGCGATGGGCGAACACCTCGCGCGCGATCTGCTGTCTCAGGCGGGCGAAGGGTTCTTCGACTGGCGCTGAGCACTCAGCACAGAAGCTGACCCGCCGCGCGGCGCTCGAGCGCCCGCTCCATCTCGGGGATTTCGCCATCGCCGAAGCCGCGCAAGGCGAGGCGTTCCAGCGGGCTGATATCGCACCAGAGGTTTTTCAGCACCTTGTCGCGGCGCTTGCGCGGCACCTCGGCCAGACGCATTTCATAGATCTCGTCGGCCGCCGCCAGAAGACGCGGATGCAGGTTCTCGAGCAGCGGTTCGAAAGCGATGCGGGCGGATTTGGCGTTGCGGAGCCGCAGGATCGCCCCCTCGCCGACGGTCATCGTCTGGATCAGAGTCCAGTCCAGCACATCGGCTGCCCGGTGCGGCGGGATCGGGGCGTGACCGCTAAGGCCATAGGTCAGACAGAGCACATCGCGCTCGTCCCGTGGCATCGCCAGCACGACGCGGGCGCAATCCTGTTCCAAGGCAGTTTCGGCATCCTCCAGCCGCCCGAGGCGCGGTGTCGACACCTGCGATGGCGGCACCTCCGCGCGGACGAAGATATTGCGGATCACATTATCGAACTTCAGTGCGATATGACGCGAGAGCATGACACTTCCTTTTACATATACAACCTCTCCGCCCTGTCTTCTGAACGAGCTTTGCGGCACCGCCGTTCCCTCCCGAGAGCGGTTTTCCGCCGGGCTTTTCGCTAAGTCTTTGTAGGTCCACGAGGAAGGCTTGACGCCTCCCTCTTGCACTTGGTCGCCCGAAAGCGCAAAGCGGCGCCATGCTGCGCCCGATCCGCCTTGTCCTGTCCGATCCCGCCCTGCGCCTCGCCGCCGTGCTGCTCGTGCTGTTCGGCGCCCATGCGGCGACGATGGGGCCCTATGTCTCGGCGCTGGCGATCAAGGTGTTCGGCCTGTCGGATCGCGCCTATTCGGGAGTGCTGATGGTCGCCTCGGTGCTGTCGGTCTCGGCCTCGGTCGGACTTGGCATCCTCGCTGATCAGCGCGCGAACCGCCGCGCCATCGCACTTGGCACCTCGGCGATGCTGATCGCGGGCTCTGGGCTGGTGCTGGCGGGCGACAACTGGGTGGTCTTCGTGATCGCCAACGCGCTGATCCTGCCGCTCTCGGCGTCGATCTTCGGGCAGCTTTTCGCGCTGTCCCGTCTGGCGGCCTCGACCCATCCGGCAGAGGACCGACCCGCGATCCTCTCGACCCTGCGGGCACTTTTCGCGCTGCCTTGGGTCGTGGTGCTACCGATCTGGTCGGTGATCTTCGATCAGGGGGCGGAGCTGACCTCGATCTACCCGGTGACGCTGACCCTCGGGGCCACGATCCTCGCGCTGACCTTCCTCTTCTGGCCGCGTGACGGGGCGACGCGCTGGCCCGACCCGAAATCCGGGCTGAGCTTCCGGCAATCCTTACGCGAGATGGCGAACCTGCCGATCCTTGCCCGCGTCGTGGCGCTTGGCACGATCAACGGGGCGGTGATGCTCTATCTCGTGGTGATGGGCTTGGTGTTCGAGGCGACGCCGGGCCGTGGGGCCGCCGATACCGCGCTCTATGCTGGCCTGATGGCGGGGCTGGAAGTGCCCTTCATGCTGGCGCTGCCGCTTGTTCTGGGACGGATCGAGCGGACGACGATGATCTGGGCGGGAGCCGCGCTTTACGCGACCCATCTGGGACTGATCCCGGTGCTGGCTGCAACGCCCTATGTCTGGTTTCTCGCCCTGCCCGGCGCGATCGGCGGCGCGGTCGTTCTAACCCAACCGATGGCCTATCTGCAGGACCTGCTGTCGAACCGGCCCGGCGCAGGAGCCTCGCTGATGGCGCTGCAAAAGCTGGCAGGCGATGGATTCTCCGCGGCAATCTTTGCCATCGGCACGGCTATTGCGGGTTATGAGCTGGCCGCGGCGGCAGGTGCGCTTCTGGGCGTTGCAGGCGCGGGCGCGCTTTGGGCGATGGACCGGCGCGCGGCAAGGTCCTGACCCCTTAGAAGGCCGGAACCTGCACGCGGTCCAGAAGGCTGCGTCCGCCGTCGACATTGATGATCTGCCCGGTGACGAAGCTCGCCCCCGAGGACGCCAGATACTGCACCGTCTCGGCCAGTTCCGACGGCGGTGCGATCCGGCCCAGCGGCGTGCCTTCGCAGATCGCCTCGCGCCAGTCGTCGTTTTCCTTCAGCGCATCCTGCAGCGAACGGCTCATCACCGAGGCGAAGCTGACACCGTTTACCCTAATCCGCTTCGGCGCGAGCGCCACGGCGAGCGAGCGGATCGCCTGATCTTGCGCAGCGCAGGCGATCGAATAGGCCATCAGTTCGGGCTGGGTGCGGTTCGAGGCCAGCGTCGAGACATTGATGATCGAGCCGATCTCACCCTCGGTGCGACCCTCTTCCTCGGCCTGCTTGATCATCCGCTTCGCGGTCATCTGGCTGACCCGCAAAGCCGATTTCATGTTCTGCGACAGCATCGAGTCGAGTACGTCCACCGACGGTTCGAGCGGGTCGCAGGGCGCGAAGGTGCGCGCGCAATTCACCAGAATGTCGATCCGGTCGAACGCGTCCACCGTGGCCGAGAGCAGGTTCTTCACCGCCAGCTTCTCGCACAGGTCGCCCGAGAAATAGCGCACCGGCCCTTCGGTCTTGGCGGTGTCGCCCAGTTCGGCGGCAAGCTTTTCTTCATCGATATCGGCGAACATCACCTGCGCGCCGCGATCGACGAAATGGCGCGCGATGGCCTGACCGATACCGTGGGCTGCGCCCGTGACGATGACGGTCTTGCCGGAAACAGAAAGGGACATTGGGTGTCTCCTCGTGGATGTTGAGGCAGGTTAGGCGAGCTTAGCGCCGCTTGCGAGGGGCAAGGGTACGTTTCGGCTCGGCTGTGGCGCGCATGCCCGCAGATTTCCCCGGGGTCTTTCCGGCCGGGATCGGCTTGGCTGCGCGGATGATACGAAAACGGGTGGAGGGGCCGCTGGGCGGCGTGATCTCTTCGATCTCGTGGAACGCGGTGGCGAGCGCGTCGGCATAGGGCAAATGGCGGTTCGCCACCATCCAGAGCGTGCCCGACAGCGACAGCATACCACGCGCAGCCTGAATGAAGGCCAGCCCCAGCGCCGGGTCTGCGCCGCGTGCAGCCCCGTGGAAGGGCGGGTTCATCACGACGGCAGTGTAGCGCTCTTCCGGCGCATGCCGCGTGGCATCCGCCCAAAGGAACTGTGCGCGCGGATCGGAAATGTTGCGTTTCGCGCAGTCCAGCGCGACCGCATCCGATTCCACCAGATCGAGACGCTCGACGCCCTTACGTGCAAGGATCTGCGCCGAGAGCCAGCCCCAGCCGGCGCCGAGATCGGCTACCTTCGCTGGCAGCGTCTCGGGCAGGCATTCGGCCAGAAGCGCTGAACCCTCGTCCACCGCATCCGCGGAAAACACACCCGGACGGGTCACGAAACCTTCGACAGGATGGATATCCTGCGCCGCCCAGTCGCTCAGCAGATCTGGGTCTGCCGCGAACCATGCGATCTTGCCATGGGCCTTCGCGATCGGCGCGGACAGGTCCACCCGTCCCCGCAATTCCTTGAGCAGCGAGTCGATCCCTTCGGTCTTCACCCCGTCGACATAGATCGGCCCGCCAGGAGCCACACGCTGGCACGCATCGGCGATCAGGGCGCGGGCCTCCGCCTTGCCGCGGGGCGCGAAGATGATCGCGGCGGCATAGCTGCCCTCGGCAGTCGGCGAGACGCGGAGGCCGCGCTGTGCGAGAACGTCATGATCGGGTTTCTCGGGCTGGATCGCGACGAGGCGATCAACCGGCAGGCCGCCAAGGTCCAGCGTGCCCACGGGCGAGAACAGCGCAATGTCTCCCTCGGGCGGAAGCGCCTCGGGCATCTCGAGAGCGAGCGAAAGTCGCGGATGGCTCATGCAGGGAACCCTCTGAAAGAAACGAGCCCGCCAGATAGGCGGGCGCGACTGAATTTGCAAGGAACCGCTTTGGCGGCGTTTATTCCTTCTCCATCGTGCATTGTAGCGGGTGCTGGTGGCGGCGCGCGAAATCCATCACCTGCGCCACCTTCGTCTCGGCCACCTCGAAAGAGAAGACGCCGACCACAGCGAGGCCCTTCTTGTGCACGGTCAGCATAATCTCGAACGCCTGTGCGTGGTTGAGACCGAAGAACCGCTCGAGGATATGCACGACGAATTCCATCGGCGTGTAATCGTCGTTGAGCAGCATCACCTTGTACATCGGCGGGCGCTGCGTCTTCGGCCGCGTCTTGGTCGCGAGGGACGCATCGTTATCGCTGTCGTCCTGGTCGTCGTCGGACATCATGTAAAGAGGCTCGGTCAAGGGCGCTCCGGCATCAGGATTCGTTGAGGGGCTCTGGCGGAATATAGGGTCTTCGTGACATATGAAAAGTCCCTCAACACCTCCAGCGAGAAAGGCGGGACGATGCAGCTGACGGCGATTGGCTTCGATGCGGATGACACGCTTTGGCACAACGAGCGTTTCTTCAAAC
It includes:
- the hemC gene encoding hydroxymethylbilane synthase, translated to MTQMPDAKSPLKIGTRGSPLALAQAYETRDRLMAAHGLPEDAFEVVVIKTTGDDRAMIAADKPLKEIGNKGLFTKEIEEAMVDGRIDIAVHSMKDMPTEQPEGLVLDCYLPREDVRDAFVSLEYDSIMALPEGATVGTSSLRRRAQLAHVRPDLKLVEFRGNVQTRLKKLADGVAAASFLAYAGLRRLGMEDSARGPIAPEEMLPAVAQGAIGIERRMADARAEALLAPIHDLVTEQRLLAERAFLATLDGSCETPIAGLALIEGDRLWLRGQILRPDGSEALAGERWGNIDEGAAMGEHLARDLLSQAGEGFFDWR
- a CDS encoding ABC transporter ATP-binding protein — its product is MSETILELKDARLALDGNTGPVEILNGIDLSIAKGESVGLTGPSGSGKSSLLMLMGGLERATSGSVTALGHDLSKLSEDALARFRRGNMGVVFQSFHLIPTMTALENVAMPLEIAGVERPFERAAAELEAVGLAHRLDHYPSQMSGGEQQRVALARAVAPRPAILLADEPTGNLDSATGETIIELLFGLQEKHGATLVLVTHAPELASRCDRIVELRDGEVVGDHIATGTPA
- the hemF gene encoding oxygen-dependent coproporphyrinogen oxidase, whose amino-acid sequence is MTDTVEDFDARKARASQWFSDLRDRIVAAFEGLEDSHTEGPLSEQAPGRFEVTPTERKGPAGEDHGGGKMSVMRGGRVFEKVGVNISTVWGELAPRAQKAMAARGVPGMEEDPRFWAAGISLVAHMQNPHCPAVHMNTRMFWTPGAWWFGGGADLNPCLEYDEDTAHFHAEMQAACDAHDKTYYDHFKAWADEYFFIPHRGRARGVGGIFYDDLNTDEWEDDFAFTQSVGAAFLPAFQPLIEKRRVQDWSEEDREAQLRHRGLYAEYNLVYDRGTKFGLETGHNADAVLMSLPPVAKWY
- a CDS encoding class I SAM-dependent methyltransferase, with the protein product MSHPRLSLALEMPEALPPEGDIALFSPVGTLDLGGLPVDRLVAIQPEKPDHDVLAQRGLRVSPTAEGSYAAAIIFAPRGKAEARALIADACQRVAPGGPIYVDGVKTEGIDSLLKELRGRVDLSAPIAKAHGKIAWFAADPDLLSDWAAQDIHPVEGFVTRPGVFSADAVDEGSALLAECLPETLPAKVADLGAGWGWLSAQILARKGVERLDLVESDAVALDCAKRNISDPRAQFLWADATRHAPEERYTAVVMNPPFHGAARGADPALGLAFIQAARGMLSLSGTLWMVANRHLPYADALATAFHEIEEITPPSGPSTRFRIIRAAKPIPAGKTPGKSAGMRATAEPKRTLAPRKRR
- a CDS encoding arylesterase, whose amino-acid sequence is MGIRKRIAAGFIAAGLALSAVPAMAEVSILALGDSLTQGYGLDNPTDGLVPQLQGWLRDHGQDVSVINGGVSGDTTAGGLSRIDWLLTPQPDAVIVALGGNDLLRGLPPEQARANLDGILAKLQAKDIPALLAGLPAPGNFGPKYQKDFDAIYPDLAKKYDAVLVPNLLAPITETSIEERAKTNLMQPDNIHPSPAGVKKVVAALGPKVLELLAKVKPGS
- the clpS gene encoding ATP-dependent Clp protease adapter ClpS: MMSDDDQDDSDNDASLATKTRPKTQRPPMYKVMLLNDDYTPMEFVVHILERFFGLNHAQAFEIMLTVHKKGLAVVGVFSFEVAETKVAQVMDFARRHQHPLQCTMEKE
- the hemE gene encoding uroporphyrinogen decarboxylase; the protein is MTDKTILRALKGEVLPTPPVWMMRQAGRYLPEYRATRAKAGDFLSLCYTPELAAEVTLQPIRRYGFDAAILFADILLLPQALGADLWFVTGEGPRLSTITGADDFAKLKTKDDIHETLNPVYETVSILSEELPKETTLIGFAGAPWTVATYMIAGRGTKDQGPAHALKAEDRETFVKIIDLLTVSTIEYLSKQVEAGAEVVKIFDSWAGSLKGQDFEDFAVEPARKIIAEMKARYPGLPVIAFPREAGKGYIGFHQKTGADCVALDNSVTPEWGAEHVQVSGCVQGNLASSHMVTGGQALIDETRHVVQAFSKGPHIFNLGHGITPDADPENVALMVETIRNG
- a CDS encoding SDR family NAD(P)-dependent oxidoreductase produces the protein MSLSVSGKTVIVTGAAHGIGQAIARHFVDRGAQVMFADIDEEKLAAELGDTAKTEGPVRYFSGDLCEKLAVKNLLSATVDAFDRIDILVNCARTFAPCDPLEPSVDVLDSMLSQNMKSALRVSQMTAKRMIKQAEEEGRTEGEIGSIINVSTLASNRTQPELMAYSIACAAQDQAIRSLAVALAPKRIRVNGVSFASVMSRSLQDALKENDDWREAICEGTPLGRIAPPSELAETVQYLASSGASFVTGQIINVDGGRSLLDRVQVPAF